In a genomic window of Quercus lobata isolate SW786 chromosome 4, ValleyOak3.0 Primary Assembly, whole genome shotgun sequence:
- the LOC115987032 gene encoding uncharacterized protein LOC115987032, with the protein MYQSELRLQCMSLVLLVVLVPHLLSDARPLNPSMEVEGKKKQSLSSSTFEEPVKEQDVANKGEIPAMYSPPSHIGDEMSTAGQRDHGGKYVSLDQKGPVRPSEANPITHGP; encoded by the exons ATGTATCAGTCTGAGCTACGCCTTCAATGCATGTCCCTCGTCCTTTTGGTTGTACTTGTCCCTCATCTTCT atctgatGCTCGGCCTCTGAATCCAAGCATGGAGGTGGAGGGGAAGAAAAAGCAATCCTTATCCAGTTCAACTTTTGAGGAACCGGTCAAAGAGCAAGATGTAGCCAATAAAGGAGAGATTCCAGCTATGTATTCCCCTCCTTCCCACATCGGAGATGAGATGAGTACTGCTGGACAGAGGGATCATGGTGGTAAATATGTCTCACTTGATCAGAAAGGTCCAGTCCGACCTTCTGAGGCCAATCCTATCACACATGGGCCATGA